One window from the genome of Bacteroidota bacterium encodes:
- a CDS encoding oxidoreductase, which translates to MTPLSLKLITPQHWKQYELIDCGNFEKLERFGNYVLARPEPQAVWDKQFEKREWDALMHARFAQKSSHSGNWNKAQKMPDNWHLEYSHKQHKLRFKLALTAFKHVGVFPEQAENWDFIINSIQSFNTKQPKVLNLFAYTGGASLAAKAAGADVVHVDSVKQVVGWARENMELSGLSDIRWTVEDALKFVQREVKRGKKYNGIILDPPAYGIGAGGERWKLEDSINELLKEVAQLLDPKEYFLVLNTYSLGFSALIIENLIDINFPQFKNRETGELYLQAKSGVKLPLGVFARLRS; encoded by the coding sequence ATAACCCCATTGAGCTTGAAACTTATTACCCCCCAACACTGGAAGCAGTATGAATTGATTGACTGCGGAAATTTTGAAAAACTGGAACGTTTTGGCAACTACGTGTTGGCTCGTCCTGAACCACAGGCCGTGTGGGATAAGCAATTTGAAAAGCGCGAATGGGATGCGCTAATGCACGCCCGTTTTGCCCAAAAATCAAGTCACAGCGGTAATTGGAACAAAGCCCAAAAAATGCCTGATAACTGGCATTTGGAATACTCACACAAGCAACACAAATTGCGTTTTAAACTGGCTCTTACGGCCTTTAAACACGTAGGGGTATTTCCTGAGCAGGCTGAAAACTGGGATTTTATCATCAACAGCATCCAAAGTTTTAACACCAAACAACCCAAAGTGCTAAACCTGTTTGCGTACACAGGCGGTGCATCGCTGGCTGCAAAAGCTGCAGGTGCCGATGTGGTGCACGTAGACAGCGTGAAGCAAGTAGTGGGCTGGGCACGCGAAAACATGGAACTAAGCGGCCTTAGCGATATTCGCTGGACGGTTGAAGACGCGCTGAAATTTGTACAACGCGAGGTGAAACGCGGTAAAAAATACAACGGCATTATCTTAGACCCTCCTGCTTACGGTATTGGTGCAGGCGGTGAGCGCTGGAAACTGGAAGACTCTATAAATGAATTGCTGAAAGAGGTAGCCCAATTACTCGACCCAAAAGAGTACTTTTTAGTGCTGAATACTTACTCGCTGGGTTTTTCAGCATTAATCATCGAGAACCTGATTGATATAAACTTCCCGCAATTTAAAAACCGTGAAACAGGCGAACTGTACCTGCAAGCCAAAAGCGGAGTAAAACTGCCGCTGGGCGTTTTTGCAAGGTTGAGGAGTTAA
- a CDS encoding 3'-5' exonuclease: MLDNIDLEKILVLDIETVPQQPDFHDLPEKFKELWVKKAETFIRNNENPSAADAYGRAGIYAEFGKVICISFGIFVRNPESESGYKFRIKSIINHDEKILLQEFADLLQDKFNRTSNLLCGHNGKEFDFPYLCRRMLVNGIKLPGILNTAGKKPWEVQHIDTMELWKFGDYKAYTSLELLAAIFDIPTPKDDIDGSMVKDIYWKLNDLERIQTYCQKDVVTVAQLLLRFKGLPILSDENIIFAA; the protein is encoded by the coding sequence ATGCTGGATAACATCGACTTAGAAAAAATATTGGTGCTGGATATAGAAACAGTACCCCAACAGCCTGATTTTCATGATTTGCCCGAAAAGTTTAAAGAACTGTGGGTGAAAAAAGCCGAAACGTTTATCCGCAATAACGAAAACCCATCAGCAGCAGATGCTTATGGACGGGCCGGCATTTATGCCGAGTTTGGCAAAGTGATTTGTATTTCCTTCGGCATTTTTGTACGAAACCCCGAAAGCGAAAGCGGCTATAAGTTCCGTATCAAATCCATTATTAACCACGACGAAAAAATACTGCTGCAAGAATTTGCCGATTTGCTTCAGGATAAATTTAACCGCACAAGCAACTTGTTGTGCGGCCACAACGGTAAAGAGTTTGATTTTCCCTACCTGTGCCGCCGTATGCTGGTAAACGGTATTAAGCTGCCCGGTATATTAAATACTGCGGGTAAAAAACCGTGGGAAGTGCAGCACATTGATACTATGGAATTGTGGAAGTTTGGTGATTACAAAGCCTATACCTCGCTTGAATTACTTGCCGCCATTTTTGATATTCCTACGCCGAAAGACGACATTGACGGCAGTATGGTAAAAGATATTTACTGGAAACTAAACGACCTTGAACGCATACAAACCTATTGCCAGAAAGATGTGGTAACAGTAGCCCAACTTTTGTTGCGTTTTAAAGGTTTGCCCATCCTTAGCGACGAAAACATTATTTTTGCCGCATAA